From a region of the Daphnia pulicaria isolate SC F1-1A chromosome 1, SC_F0-13Bv2, whole genome shotgun sequence genome:
- the LOC124321217 gene encoding uncharacterized protein LOC124321217: MKDAEARIIIFCNVEGPQQTLIEGCASSAEMWERLILQYANAAPINGNLLLEKFFNYKYNPEHRVLDHVAVYTNLAEELRNLESPVTEQQLVVKIIQTLPPSFRSFRSAWGNLPRNEQTIANLTPRLVNEEAISRAANNGAMDPTDAAFFAFHTPKAAAFAGESAAKTSPGQSFDNAAHAQGGFCGCGRGSYFTGEWRGRGRGRGGRGGRGGGSSNPHNHSYARKDGHQQNDQQQSSQHAGSVVCFNCNGNGHKAYQCYQQKEKKNVVFFANKETNEKFMTGSRVENSLYRLCATTKNPTEMNEESSTALYGVGNGSTKASFELWHRRFGHLNCQDILKINKSKAVYGLHLNDVKKPLICEGCIFGKLHRSKFPTGCGRAENIGDLIHSDVGGPLHVPTPEGHRFFVIFKDDNSSYTVAKLMKTKNEAGTHFMEFAGMMKTQTGRPIKILRTNQGTDILGGNFS; the protein is encoded by the exons ATGAAGGATGCAGAGGCGAGAATTATAATATTCTGCAACGTTGAGGGGCCACAGCAAACTCTCATCGAAGGATGCGCTTCCTCCGCGGAAATGTGGGAGCGTTTGATACTGCAATACGCCAACGCTGCTCCTATCAACGGCAATCTACTGCtagagaaatttttcaactacaAATACAATCCTG AGCACAGAGTGCTGGATCATGTGGCAGTATACACAAACTTGGCAGAAGAGCTGAGAAACTTGGAATCACCAGTCACTGAACAACAACTCGTTGTGAAAATTATCCAAACACTGCCCCCCAGTTTTCGCTCATTCCGTTCGGCTTGGGGCAATCTACCAAGGAACGAGCAAACAATAGCAAACCTAACACCAAGACTGGTAAACGAAGAAGCCATCAGCAGAGCGGCCAACAACGGCGCGATGGATCCGACCGATGCGGCCTTCTTTGCGTTCCACACGCCTAAAGCAGCCGCTTTCGCCGGGGAGAGCGCCGCAAAGACATCCCCAGGGCAAAGTTTCGACAACGCAGCACACGCGCAAGGGGGATTTTGTGGTTGTGGACGAGGCTCCTACTTTACGGGTGAATGGCGAGGACGCGGCAGAGgcagaggaggaagaggaggtaGAGGTGGTGGCAGCTCCAATCCGCACAACCACTCATACGCACGAAAAGATGGACATCAACAAAACGATCAGCAGCAAAGCAGCCAACATGCCGGCTCAGTCGTCTGCTTCAACTGCAATGGAAACGGACACAAAGCTTATCAGTGTTatcaacaaaaagagaagaagaacgtg GTCTTTTTCGCTAATAAGGAAACTAACGAAAAATTCATGACTGGCTCTCGTGTCGAAAACTCCCTCTACAGATTATGCGCTACGACCAAAAACCCAACGGAAATGAACGAAGAATCTTCAACAGCGCTCTACGGTGTTGGTAATGGGAGTACCAAGGCGTCCTTCGAACTTTGGCATAGAAGATTCGGCCATCTCAACTGTCAAGACATTTTAAAGATCAACAAATCTAAAGCAGTATACGGCCTGCACCTCAACGACGTTAAAAAACCACTCATATGCGAAGGTTGCATCTTTGGAAAACTCCACCGTAGCAAGTTCCCAACCGGATGCGGCCGCGCGGAAAATATCGGCGACTTGATCCACTCCGATGTCGGGGGTCCATTACACGTGCCAACTCCTGAAGGCCATCgcttcttcgtcatcttcaaAGACGACAACAGCAGTTATACAGTTGCCAAACTAATGAAGACGAAAAATGAAGCTGGCACGCATTTCATGGAATTTGCAGGAATGATGAAAACCCAAACCGGAAGGCCAATAAAAATACTCAGGACGAACCAAGGAACCGACATCCTCGGTGGAAACTTTAGCTAA